From the genome of Mesorhizobium japonicum MAFF 303099, one region includes:
- a CDS encoding DeoR/GlpR family DNA-binding transcription regulator, producing the protein MSLSYNRHKRLVEIIQANGEVRIRDLMQRFNISEETARRDIKRLEQDGLVARVHGGAVATQQPKLLAISSRAVSERAEKSTIAEIALGLLKPGQNLFFGGGSTILSLASRISALPEMRVVTNMVDTAIAAAEGHRHRVVMLGGDFNVDFRTVSGFTALRTLREQQIDVAFIGVNAVHPNGVFDHEQVGQELAATLCEQARKIVILADHSKFGLSARYRILPHSAITAIITDRRPASDMLDKIEAAGVEVLYPQNRHNPALVST; encoded by the coding sequence ATGTCGCTTAGTTACAATCGTCATAAAAGGCTCGTTGAAATCATCCAGGCGAATGGCGAAGTGCGCATCCGAGATTTGATGCAGCGGTTCAATATTTCAGAAGAGACTGCGCGGCGGGATATCAAACGGCTCGAGCAGGATGGCTTGGTCGCACGGGTCCATGGTGGCGCGGTCGCAACGCAACAGCCAAAGCTGCTGGCCATCTCATCGCGAGCTGTTTCCGAGCGCGCGGAAAAAAGCACCATCGCTGAGATCGCCCTGGGTCTTCTGAAGCCCGGCCAGAATCTCTTTTTCGGGGGCGGCAGCACCATTCTGTCGTTGGCCAGCCGCATATCGGCCCTCCCGGAAATGCGCGTCGTCACCAACATGGTCGATACTGCCATCGCCGCGGCCGAAGGCCATCGGCATCGCGTTGTCATGCTGGGGGGCGATTTCAATGTCGATTTCCGGACCGTAAGCGGATTCACCGCCTTGCGTACACTCCGCGAACAGCAGATCGACGTCGCATTTATCGGCGTCAATGCGGTGCATCCGAATGGCGTCTTCGACCATGAACAGGTCGGACAGGAGCTTGCTGCGACGCTCTGCGAGCAAGCACGGAAAATTGTCATTCTCGCCGATCACAGCAAATTCGGCTTGTCGGCGCGCTACCGCATCCTGCCCCATTCGGCGATTACCGCGATCATCACCGACCGGAGGCCTGCATCGGACATGCTGGACAAGATCGAAGCCGCCGGTGTTGAAGTTCTATATCCGCAAAACCGTCACAACCCCGCACTTGTCTCTACTTGA
- a CDS encoding ABC transporter substrate-binding protein, whose protein sequence is MQTTRRRFLGMSAMAAGAIALPNTIMAAAGRRPNLNIAVQDLRTILEPVDGSSIANVSWRVQYSVFDQLLRTDYNDNFRLNFALATSLKQIDATIHEIRLRDNVKFHDGSTMTADDVVFSLGPDRLRGEKAPGAAVFANFLSSLADVQKINDRTVRLITRTEDPVFAQRLGAWGTQIISARARAGASSYDAWAAKPIGTGPYKIGEVRNGDEITLVAHDEYWGGQPPFASIRFKRLPEIAARIAGLKSGDYDIVTDITPDHIAEIEGVNGLSIVGGEAMWFRFLTFAPLRTPILKDVDLRRALALAIDRGALADGLWDGRAKALTSWQLPIFGEINDPNRKGVSYDPAQVKELLAKSSYRGEEIPYPSVGTYYPMQLAENQALVEMWKAAGINVKLIMCENWTQVGDIGGINDTSGGAFYADPVSMLWQIIGPTNDLQSTGGWTNAEFNRLGHELETTTDLAKRQAAFKRMQDIVEIEDPCITPLHSMPFIYGQKADVSWQPNPLPQMYLGPKMPPEPVA, encoded by the coding sequence ATGCAAACGACACGTCGCAGATTTCTCGGCATGAGCGCCATGGCGGCTGGCGCAATAGCATTGCCGAACACGATCATGGCGGCAGCCGGCCGGCGGCCGAACCTCAATATTGCCGTTCAGGACCTGCGCACAATTCTGGAACCGGTGGACGGCTCCTCCATCGCCAACGTTTCCTGGCGGGTGCAATACAGCGTTTTCGATCAGCTTTTACGGACCGACTACAACGACAATTTTCGCCTGAATTTCGCGCTCGCGACATCATTGAAGCAAATCGACGCCACGATCCATGAGATCAGGTTGCGCGACAATGTGAAGTTTCATGACGGGTCCACAATGACGGCGGATGACGTTGTCTTCTCGCTCGGGCCGGATCGACTGCGCGGCGAAAAAGCGCCGGGCGCGGCCGTGTTTGCCAACTTCCTCTCCTCGCTTGCCGATGTGCAGAAGATCAATGATCGCACTGTCCGTTTGATCACCAGGACAGAGGATCCGGTCTTCGCCCAGCGGCTCGGCGCCTGGGGCACGCAGATCATCAGCGCCAGGGCACGGGCTGGCGCCAGCAGCTATGACGCCTGGGCGGCGAAGCCGATCGGCACCGGCCCTTACAAGATCGGCGAGGTCCGCAATGGCGACGAGATCACGCTGGTGGCGCACGACGAATATTGGGGAGGCCAGCCGCCATTTGCCTCGATCCGCTTCAAGCGGCTGCCGGAAATCGCCGCGCGCATCGCCGGACTGAAGTCGGGCGATTACGATATCGTCACAGACATCACTCCGGACCACATTGCCGAAATTGAGGGTGTCAACGGCCTCTCGATTGTTGGTGGCGAAGCCATGTGGTTCCGCTTTCTCACATTTGCTCCGCTCAGGACTCCCATCCTGAAAGATGTCGATCTGCGTCGCGCGCTCGCTCTCGCTATCGATCGCGGTGCGCTGGCGGACGGCCTCTGGGACGGCCGGGCGAAAGCGCTGACCAGCTGGCAGCTACCGATCTTCGGCGAGATCAACGACCCCAACCGCAAGGGAGTGTCCTATGATCCGGCGCAGGTCAAGGAACTGCTCGCCAAGTCATCCTACAGGGGCGAGGAAATCCCTTACCCTTCCGTCGGCACCTATTATCCGATGCAGCTCGCCGAGAACCAGGCGCTTGTCGAGATGTGGAAGGCTGCCGGGATCAACGTCAAGCTGATCATGTGTGAGAACTGGACGCAGGTCGGCGACATTGGCGGCATCAATGACACGTCCGGCGGCGCCTTCTACGCCGATCCCGTTTCCATGCTGTGGCAGATTATCGGTCCGACCAATGACCTCCAGTCGACAGGTGGCTGGACCAATGCCGAGTTCAACCGGCTCGGTCACGAGCTTGAAACGACGACCGATCTCGCCAAGCGCCAGGCGGCCTTCAAACGGATGCAGGACATTGTCGAGATCGAGGACCCTTGCATCACGCCGCTGCATTCCATGCCCTTCATCTATGGGCAGAAGGCGGATGTCAGCTGGCAGCCCAACCCGTTACCGCAAATGTATCTCGGCCCGAAGATGCCGCCTGAGCCGGTGGCCTGA
- a CDS encoding ABC transporter ATP-binding protein — protein MLHKSFQNSAGAALLPAHDIGASATKPAISIAGLRVAFGDVPVLHGVDLAVNKGEALGIVGESGCGKSVTWRAVLGLLPKSAEIGGEARIGDLDLVGARQSVLDRVRGGRIAMIFQDPASALNPVHRIGAQITEALRLHRGLSGAAARAQACRLLDQVGIAAAASRLNAYPHELSGGQNQRVMIAIALAGRPELLIADEPTTALDATVQAQILLLLKDIQRDTGMALVMISHDLAAVAAVCDRACVMYAGQIVETAPKHTLLTAPEHPYTRDLIGAIPPSHGPRMRLTAIAGAPPQRNLPPGCAYAPRCRHAIAVCRTSRPEPRQVAARHSVRCLRLDAGTYQ, from the coding sequence ATGCTGCACAAGTCCTTCCAGAACAGCGCGGGCGCCGCGCTGTTGCCGGCCCATGACATCGGGGCTTCCGCCACCAAACCTGCCATAAGCATTGCTGGCTTGAGGGTGGCGTTCGGCGATGTGCCTGTGCTGCACGGTGTCGATCTCGCTGTGAACAAAGGCGAGGCCTTGGGTATCGTTGGCGAATCCGGCTGCGGCAAGTCCGTGACTTGGCGGGCGGTTCTTGGCCTGCTGCCGAAATCCGCCGAGATCGGGGGCGAGGCCAGGATTGGTGATCTCGATCTTGTGGGCGCACGACAATCCGTTTTGGATCGGGTGCGCGGCGGACGCATCGCCATGATCTTCCAGGATCCGGCCAGCGCGCTGAACCCGGTGCATCGCATCGGCGCGCAGATCACCGAAGCGCTTCGCCTGCACCGTGGCCTCAGCGGTGCCGCCGCCCGTGCCCAGGCCTGCCGCCTGCTCGACCAGGTCGGGATAGCCGCTGCGGCAAGCAGGCTCAACGCGTACCCCCACGAACTGTCGGGCGGCCAGAACCAGCGGGTGATGATTGCCATCGCGCTCGCCGGCCGGCCCGAACTGCTGATCGCCGATGAGCCAACGACCGCGCTCGACGCTACCGTGCAGGCGCAGATCCTGCTGCTGCTCAAAGATATTCAACGCGACACAGGCATGGCGCTGGTCATGATCAGCCATGATCTCGCCGCGGTGGCTGCCGTCTGTGACCGGGCATGCGTCATGTATGCGGGCCAGATCGTCGAAACGGCACCGAAACACACGCTTCTGACCGCGCCGGAGCACCCCTATACACGCGACCTGATCGGTGCCATTCCGCCCTCGCACGGTCCGCGCATGCGGTTGACCGCCATTGCCGGCGCGCCGCCACAACGCAATCTGCCGCCGGGATGCGCCTATGCGCCACGCTGCCGGCACGCGATCGCGGTATGTCGCACGAGCCGACCGGAACCGCGGCAGGTCGCCGCGCGGCATTCGGTGCGTTGCCTTCGTTTGGACGCCGGCACGTATCAATGA
- a CDS encoding ABC transporter ATP-binding protein, whose protein sequence is MTLLRLNNLTRRFPLGSPLYGPRKYLVAVDGVSLDVEMGRTTGIVGESGCGKSTTGRIALGLEPPDSGGVLFQGLPLPRIDSNRWRAQRRQMQLVFQDTLAALDRRMTVSALIAEPLAIHGIGDPASRKQRVAELLHGVGLGEDHGVLYPHQLSGGQRQRVVLARALAPKPSLLVCDEPVSALDVSVQAQIVNLLMDLQQELGLGLLFISHDLRVVRHVSDRIVVMYLGRVVEQGRADAIIDQPAHPYTQALVSAMPRLPGGFDHYVALPGEPPSPTDRPSGCPFHPRCPLARDVCRQSLPELLPLGSERQVACHLVRH, encoded by the coding sequence ATGACCCTGCTGCGTCTCAACAACCTCACCCGTCGCTTTCCGCTCGGCTCGCCACTCTACGGACCGCGGAAATATCTTGTAGCAGTCGATGGCGTGTCGCTGGATGTCGAGATGGGCCGGACGACCGGCATTGTCGGCGAATCCGGATGCGGCAAGTCCACCACCGGCCGTATTGCGCTCGGTCTGGAGCCGCCGGACAGCGGAGGTGTGCTGTTTCAGGGTTTGCCGCTGCCGCGCATCGACAGCAACAGGTGGCGCGCGCAGCGGCGCCAGATGCAGCTGGTCTTTCAGGACACCTTGGCAGCGCTTGATCGCCGAATGACTGTCAGCGCTCTCATCGCCGAGCCGCTGGCGATTCACGGGATTGGCGATCCGGCAAGCCGCAAGCAACGTGTGGCCGAGCTTCTCCACGGCGTCGGCCTCGGCGAAGACCATGGCGTGCTCTATCCGCATCAGCTTTCCGGCGGCCAGCGCCAACGCGTCGTGCTTGCCCGGGCGCTCGCGCCAAAACCCTCGCTTCTGGTTTGCGATGAGCCGGTCTCGGCGCTCGACGTGTCCGTCCAGGCGCAAATCGTCAATCTGCTCATGGATCTTCAGCAGGAGCTCGGGCTCGGCCTCTTGTTCATCAGCCATGACTTGCGGGTCGTTCGCCATGTCAGCGACCGGATCGTCGTCATGTATCTTGGCCGCGTCGTCGAGCAGGGGCGCGCCGACGCCATTATCGATCAACCCGCCCATCCCTATACGCAGGCGCTCGTCTCGGCCATGCCGAGGCTTCCGGGCGGATTCGATCATTATGTGGCGTTGCCAGGCGAACCGCCAAGCCCCACCGATCGGCCGAGCGGATGCCCGTTTCATCCACGCTGTCCACTTGCGCGCGATGTCTGCCGCCAGAGCCTGCCCGAACTCCTGCCGCTAGGATCGGAACGGCAGGTCGCCTGCCATTTGGTGAGGCATTGA
- a CDS encoding ABC transporter permease, translating into MSAVFRFAGPKILRAGLSILVVVTFTFVVLRASGDPALQILGPSARAPDLEAFRRHWGLDQPLYVQYVRYVLAALHCDFGNSMLAGKPALQLVFERAPLTLALMLPALALTMLIGIPVGAYAAMHRDTWVDRSVMMVTVFGFTVPSFVLGLLLILIFSVTLGLFPSGGADRPESFVLPVLTLGLGGAAIIARFTRSAMIEVLSQLYIVAASAKGVTWRQVVRHHAFPNAIIPVLTLFGLMLGGQVAGAVLVESVFGWPGIGQLLVVSVANRDLAVVQVILLLVALTMTSANLLMDLLYGVFDPRLRGTNSGSQ; encoded by the coding sequence ATGAGTGCTGTGTTTCGTTTCGCCGGCCCCAAGATCCTGCGTGCCGGCCTGTCGATCCTGGTCGTGGTGACCTTTACATTCGTGGTGCTGCGGGCCTCTGGAGACCCGGCGCTGCAGATACTCGGTCCCAGCGCCCGCGCCCCGGATCTTGAGGCGTTTCGCCGGCATTGGGGGCTCGATCAGCCTCTGTATGTGCAATATGTTCGCTATGTCCTGGCGGCACTTCACTGCGATTTCGGGAATTCCATGCTAGCTGGAAAACCGGCCCTGCAGCTTGTGTTCGAGCGCGCGCCCCTGACATTGGCGCTGATGCTGCCGGCACTGGCGCTCACGATGCTGATCGGCATTCCGGTCGGCGCCTACGCCGCCATGCATCGCGACACCTGGGTCGACCGATCGGTGATGATGGTGACCGTGTTCGGCTTCACCGTGCCAAGCTTCGTGCTCGGGCTATTGCTGATCCTGATCTTTTCCGTGACGCTCGGCCTGTTCCCGTCCGGCGGCGCGGATCGGCCGGAAAGCTTCGTACTGCCGGTGCTCACCCTTGGTTTGGGCGGGGCGGCCATTATCGCGCGCTTCACGCGTAGCGCCATGATCGAAGTTCTGTCGCAGCTCTACATCGTGGCGGCCAGCGCCAAGGGCGTGACGTGGCGGCAGGTGGTTCGCCACCATGCCTTTCCGAATGCGATCATTCCTGTGCTGACGCTGTTCGGCCTGATGCTCGGCGGCCAGGTCGCGGGCGCCGTACTGGTGGAAAGCGTCTTCGGCTGGCCCGGCATCGGCCAATTGCTGGTGGTTTCGGTTGCGAACCGTGATCTCGCCGTGGTGCAGGTCATCCTCCTTCTCGTGGCGCTGACCATGACGTCGGCCAACCTGCTGATGGACCTGCTTTATGGCGTGTTCGATCCGCGCTTGCGTGGAACAAACTCAGGATCGCAATGA
- a CDS encoding ABC transporter permease, with the protein MKTATVKTNRPPPRSVDLPTLLAVGWVLLMLLTALAAPLMAPHEITSIDLRHRLAPPVGFGGTMLHVLGTDDLGRDVASRLFYSIRTSLLVAFGATAISVLVGTGIGFIAAYFRGLVEHALLLMIDVQASLPFLIVALAMLACFGNSLTLFVALMGLYGWERNARLARGLAITASAQGYASATRQLGAHPLRVYLRHILPNSAATLLVAATVTFPEIVLVESGLSFLGLGVQPPMTSLGVMVAAGREYITRASWMLLAPSLVIVITAVAVSVLGDWLRDKLDPTLK; encoded by the coding sequence ATGAAAACGGCAACTGTAAAAACCAACCGTCCGCCGCCTCGCTCGGTGGACCTGCCGACACTCCTTGCTGTGGGCTGGGTTCTCCTCATGCTCCTCACGGCGCTCGCCGCGCCGCTGATGGCTCCCCATGAGATCACTTCCATCGACCTGCGCCATCGCCTGGCGCCGCCCGTCGGCTTTGGCGGAACGATGCTACACGTCCTGGGAACCGACGATCTGGGCCGTGACGTGGCCTCGCGTCTTTTCTACTCGATCCGCACCAGCTTGCTGGTCGCCTTCGGCGCCACTGCGATCAGCGTGTTGGTCGGTACCGGGATTGGCTTCATCGCCGCGTATTTCCGCGGGCTCGTCGAGCATGCCCTGCTGCTAATGATCGACGTACAGGCTTCGCTACCATTTCTAATCGTGGCGCTGGCAATGCTCGCCTGTTTCGGTAATTCGCTGACGCTGTTCGTCGCCCTGATGGGACTTTATGGCTGGGAGCGGAATGCGCGGTTGGCACGAGGACTGGCAATCACCGCCAGCGCGCAGGGCTATGCGAGCGCAACGCGCCAACTCGGCGCCCATCCGCTGCGTGTCTATCTGCGGCATATCCTGCCCAACAGCGCGGCGACGCTTCTCGTGGCGGCGACGGTGACCTTTCCGGAAATCGTCCTGGTGGAAAGCGGACTCTCCTTCCTCGGCCTCGGCGTCCAGCCGCCGATGACCAGCCTGGGTGTCATGGTCGCGGCCGGCCGCGAGTATATCACCCGCGCCTCCTGGATGCTGCTCGCTCCAAGCCTCGTCATTGTCATCACGGCCGTTGCCGTTAGCGTCCTCGGCGACTGGTTGCGCGATAAGCTCGACCCGACCCTCAAATAA
- a CDS encoding 3'-5' exonuclease — protein sequence MLDALMAAEPSLADQREQVVRMSAALAVGGPLADLDLASLGGRDASPLHLNLLTPHSAKGCEYDVVIMAGLDLGGLPWRNEQPAARRESRRLFYVGLTRARDEIHMLYSGYVDTGRGRRFGTPSRARA from the coding sequence ATGCTCGATGCGCTGATGGCGGCAGAGCCAAGCCTCGCCGATCAACGCGAACAGGTGGTGCGCATGTCGGCGGCGCTCGCTGTCGGCGGGCCGCTCGCCGACCTGGATCTGGCGAGCCTCGGTGGACGCGACGCGTCGCCTCTCCATCTTAATCTGTTGACGCCGCACTCGGCAAAGGGCTGCGAATATGATGTCGTGATCATGGCGGGACTCGATCTGGGCGGTTTGCCCTGGCGCAACGAGCAGCCGGCGGCGCGACGCGAAAGCCGACGGCTGTTCTATGTTGGCCTGACGCGGGCCCGCGACGAGATCCATATGCTGTATTCCGGTTACGTCGATACCGGCCGCGGGCGAAGGTTCGGCACCCCGTCCCGTGCAAGAGCGTAG
- a CDS encoding DUF6088 family protein codes for MQRLTEQILAHAKGLPEGTPVAAKSLLHLGNRAAVDQALSRLAERTQLIRAGRGVYLLPVTSRFGTRAPSVEQAVEALASQRGEIIVTSGAVAANTLGLTTQVPVRSVYLTSGRTRKMSLGKQVVELRHAPRWQLAMAHRPAGEAVRALAWLGPEKAEAALQTLKRKLPPGAFSELVAVAPQLPTWMARSVGKAAHG; via the coding sequence ATGCAACGGTTGACCGAACAGATTCTTGCGCACGCGAAAGGGCTGCCAGAGGGCACGCCGGTCGCAGCTAAGAGCTTGCTTCACCTCGGGAATCGCGCCGCGGTGGATCAGGCATTGTCGCGTCTAGCCGAGCGCACGCAGTTGATCCGGGCGGGTCGCGGCGTCTATCTCCTTCCGGTCACGAGCAGGTTCGGCACCCGGGCTCCCTCCGTGGAGCAAGCGGTCGAGGCGCTTGCCAGCCAGCGCGGGGAGATCATCGTCACGAGTGGGGCCGTTGCCGCCAACACCCTCGGTCTCACGACACAGGTGCCGGTCCGGTCGGTCTATCTGACTTCCGGCCGCACCCGGAAGATGAGCCTCGGCAAGCAGGTCGTCGAGCTTCGCCACGCGCCTCGTTGGCAGCTCGCCATGGCGCATCGGCCCGCTGGCGAGGCGGTGCGAGCGTTGGCTTGGCTTGGGCCGGAGAAGGCTGAGGCCGCCCTCCAGACACTGAAGCGGAAACTCCCGCCGGGCGCCTTCAGCGAATTGGTCGCGGTAGCGCCGCAGCTTCCTACCTGGATGGCGCGCAGCGTGGGCAAGGCCGCACATGGCTGA
- a CDS encoding PIN domain-containing protein, which translates to MTRYLLDTNIISDVVKSQPSESLLAWMSRQRDEDLFIASLTVAEILRRVLEKPRGKKRDALDNWFSGPEGPQALFAGRILSFDDKAGLIWARLMAGGKLAGKPRSGLEGKMAETQIEWSAPNPAGRAPR; encoded by the coding sequence GTGACACGCTACCTCCTCGATACCAACATCATCAGCGATGTCGTCAAATCGCAGCCTTCGGAATCGCTCCTGGCATGGATGTCGAGACAGCGTGACGAGGATTTGTTCATCGCTTCGCTGACCGTTGCGGAAATTCTTCGCAGGGTTCTGGAGAAGCCGCGCGGGAAAAAACGCGACGCACTCGACAACTGGTTCTCTGGGCCTGAGGGGCCGCAGGCGCTGTTTGCGGGCCGCATCCTCTCGTTCGACGACAAGGCAGGGCTGATCTGGGCGCGGCTGATGGCAGGAGGAAAACTGGCCGGCAAGCCGCGCAGCGGGCTCGAAGGCAAGATGGCTGAAACTCAGATAGAGTGGAGCGCGCCAAATCCAGCGGGACGAGCTCCCAGATGA